Below is a genomic region from Ruania alba.
ATCCGGCGGATAGTGCAACATCGGACGATCACCCGGTCTCGCCGGGGATCTCCTCGATGGCGGATCGCCGTGGCCGATGCCTGCCGGCGCCTTCCGCGTCGATCCTCGACTGCAGCTCGGGACCGTCGGCAGCAGGCTCCGCCACCCCCGTCGGTTCCGAGGGTGGCACGGACCGCTCGGTCACCGCATGGGCCGCGACGAACTCGTCGAACTCTGCTTCGGTGCCGAAGTTGATTACGCCGTAGAAGTCCTGCAGAAACGCCAGGTCCGCCGCGAACAGCCCTTCGACCTCGTGCGGCGTGACGAGCTCGAGCGATCCGAGCTGCTCGACCACGCGGGCCAGCACCAGCACGGTCAGTCGCGGGTCGTCCGATCCCGTGATCGTCGGATCGCGGAGCGGTTCGAGCTCGTCACGCGCGGTCGCGAGCCGCATCGTGCCCCCGCGATGGACAGTGCCGTGATCGTCGACATAGCCACGCGGCAGCGTGAACTCATAACTGGTACGCACGCCTACTTGATCCGTTCGAGCCGTTCGATGACGATCGTGATCGTCTCTTTCAGTGCATCCGATCCATCCACGGACAACTGATCGGTCGCGATCTTGCTCGGCCAGCCGTTGAAGAAGTTGAACCTGGCGACCTCCGTGCTCGCAGCGTCGTAGAGGACGACTGATCCGTTCTTGCGGTTGCTGGCGCGTTCGCCAGCCAGCCCACCTTCGCGGACCTTCTTGAACCACTTCCAGAGCTCGTCGTTGTCGATGTCCGCCGGGGCCACGCGGGTCAGTGACAGGTCGGAAACCTCGACGGTCTGGCCGAGGAACTTCACCTGCTGCTTCTGTCCCTTCTCGCCGATCTGGGTGGACTTCCCGACGCCGACTTCGACGTCGAGCCCGGAGACGGTCATGAGCGCGGAGACGACCTTGCCGTCGATCTCCAGGAAAAAGTTCTGCGTGATGATCGGGTCGGCGGTGAACAGGCCAGCCATGGGTTTGCTCCTCAGAATGGGGTCAAGCTCGGGTCAAGGGCGACGCGGCCGTCAGGAGGCACTCAGCTTGTTCTGACTGACGCGGAAGATGACGAACTCGGCGGGCTTGACCGGCGCGAGGCCCACCTCGACGACGAGCTTGCCCGCATCGATGGACTCCGGCGGGTTCGTCGTCTCGTCGCACCGGACGAAGAACGCCTGGTCCGGGGTGGCCCCGAATAAGGCGCCTTCCTGCCACAGCCCGTGCAGGAATCCCGTGAGAGTCCGCTTGACGCCCTCCCACAGCGCAGTGTCGTTGGGCTCGAAGACCGCCCATTGCGTCCCCTCGAGAATGGTCGACTCCACCATGTTGAACAGGCGCCGTACGTTGAGGTACTGCCAGTCGGTGTCGGAGGACATCGTCCGCGCACCCCAGATCCGAATGCCGCGGATACCGAACGGCCGAATCGCGTTGATCCCGATCGGGTTGAGGATCGACTGTTCGTTCTGCGTGATGCTCTGCTCGACGTCCAGCACCCCACGAATCGTGTCGTTGGCGGGCGCCTTCCAGACCCCACGACTCTCGTCGGTGCGAGCCCAGACCCCGGCGACGTGCCCCGACGGTGGGATCAGGATCTCCGCTGTTCCGTTGCTGCCCGTCGGGTTGTCGACCTTGATCCATGGGTAGTAGAGCGCGGCGAAGCCCGAGTCGTACTGGGCGGCGTCCGCACGCCAGTCACGCACGGCCTGCGGGCTCAGCCCGGGGGGAGCGTCGAGCAGCGCTATCCGGTTGGAATGCTGCTCGCAGTGGGCGATCAGTGCCGTCTGCACCGCCTTCCACATGCCCAGGTCGAGCGAGCCGTCCTCCTTGGTGGCCGCAGTGACCAGGTCGGGAACGGTGACGATGGTGACGTCCTCGGCGAGCGCGAGGCCATTGATGCCAGTGCGGGCCGACTCGGAACCGGCGAACTTGCGCGGTGAGACGGGCACGCTCACCGGGGCGGCCTTCTCCAGCTGGTACGCGCCTGGCTTGAGCAGCTCGAGCTGGTCCTCGAGGGTGACGTCGGTAGCGAGGTCGACCTTCACCTTCACCTTCGTCGATCCCTCGTTCACGATCGTGGCGGCGTCGCGCGGGCCCCCGAAGGTGAGATCGGAGAAACGCTCGACGACCTCGTCGTTCTCCAGCACGGTCAGCGAGAACGGTGTCGGCCCCTCGAGATCGTCCGGGGCGTCGGCGGACTCGATCGCGATCGTGAGGTCGGCATCTGGGGCGATCGACTCCACTGTCAACGGCATGCCCAGCGCACGATCAGCAGCCGGCAGCGCACGCGTGGCCGCCTCTCCCGACGGTTCGGCGTTCGGTACCCGCACGATGTAGGCGAGGGAGCCGCCATTGAGGAAGTAGCCATAGACCGCCAACGGCAGCATCGCCCCGTCGACGAATCCGCCGTACATGCTCTCGTATTGCGACCAGCTGGTGACCAGCCGGGGCGCGAGACCCTGCGGATCCTCAGGGTCCGAGGGAGCCGTCTGGGTGAATCCGACGAACGCGGTCACCGCAGTCGGCGCGGCGGTCAGGACCTTCTGCGAGGACGGGACCTCTTCGACGTAGACGCCGGGCGCTGTGTACGTGGGCACTGGACATCCTTTGGTAGGGCGGAACCGACGCTGGTACGGGTCCCGATTTGCTGCCGTCGGCGGCACGTTCTCGAGCCCCGCTCCGCCGTCAGCGTAGGAACCGCCCTGCACGGGGCCATCGGTAATCGGTACCGAAGTTTCGCCGGTAGACCCGACCAGATGTGTACAACCGTTCAACGTTTCCCTAGGGTCGATGCCTGTGACAGGTGAGCCAGATCACGACGACCGCGGCACGCTCACCAGCGCCCACGCCCTGAGCACTCGATCACGTGAGGTGGCTGGTGCGTCGAGTGCGGGCACCCCCAGCGCCGCTGCCGACCACGCGCCGGCCCAGCAGATCGAGCAGGTCCACCAGCTCGTGCGCTCGCTGCACGCCGGACGAGGGACCCTCGTCTTCGGCGAGGCCGGCGTCGGCAAGTCGCACCTGGTCTCCCGAGCGCTGATCGGAGAGGGATACCCGGACGAGATCGCGAGCCCGTCACTCCCGCCACCACCGACGACGCCCCTGACCACCGCGTTCGAGGGGTTGGTCCACCTGCTCAGCCTCACGCGCCGCCCCGCCACCGCCAGCGAGGCCGCAGTCGTCGTGCGGCAGCAACTCACGCCCGCGAGCTCGGGTCGGTGCCCGCCACTGCTGCGGGTCGACGGAGCGCACCTCCTCGACGACGCCAGTGCCGCCGTGATCGCCGAGCTGGCTCGACGTGGCCACCTCACCCTCGTGGCGACGGCCCGCCCCCATGCCGCCGCCACCGCCCCTTGGTACAACCTGTGGCACGACGCGATCCTCGACCGGCTCGACATCCATACGCTCCCCGCCCACGAGATCGAGGGCCTTCTGACCTCGATGCTCGGCAGCCCGGTCGCCCCCGGCATCCTGCACTACCTGTGGAGTCGCAGCGGCGGCAACGCGCTCCATCTGCGTGAGCTCGCCGTCAGCTTGAACGCAGCGGGTGGGCTCACGGCCGATCGACCGGTCCGCTCCCTCACTGTCATGCCGGAACCGGCACCCGCCTTGCTGGCAGTCGCCACCACCGAGCTGGCCGACCTCAGCGAGAACGC
It encodes:
- a CDS encoding phage tail sheath family protein gives rise to the protein MPTYTAPGVYVEEVPSSQKVLTAAPTAVTAFVGFTQTAPSDPEDPQGLAPRLVTSWSQYESMYGGFVDGAMLPLAVYGYFLNGGSLAYIVRVPNAEPSGEAATRALPAADRALGMPLTVESIAPDADLTIAIESADAPDDLEGPTPFSLTVLENDEVVERFSDLTFGGPRDAATIVNEGSTKVKVKVDLATDVTLEDQLELLKPGAYQLEKAAPVSVPVSPRKFAGSESARTGINGLALAEDVTIVTVPDLVTAATKEDGSLDLGMWKAVQTALIAHCEQHSNRIALLDAPPGLSPQAVRDWRADAAQYDSGFAALYYPWIKVDNPTGSNGTAEILIPPSGHVAGVWARTDESRGVWKAPANDTIRGVLDVEQSITQNEQSILNPIGINAIRPFGIRGIRIWGARTMSSDTDWQYLNVRRLFNMVESTILEGTQWAVFEPNDTALWEGVKRTLTGFLHGLWQEGALFGATPDQAFFVRCDETTNPPESIDAGKLVVEVGLAPVKPAEFVIFRVSQNKLSAS
- a CDS encoding phage tail protein, translating into MAGLFTADPIITQNFFLEIDGKVVSALMTVSGLDVEVGVGKSTQIGEKGQKQQVKFLGQTVEVSDLSLTRVAPADIDNDELWKWFKKVREGGLAGERASNRKNGSVVLYDAASTEVARFNFFNGWPSKIATDQLSVDGSDALKETITIVIERLERIK